Genomic DNA from Sphingobium sp. WTD-1:
GGCGTGAGCGAACCATGGCTATATGACGAGCATCCGGCGATGGTCCGGGCGCATCCCTTTCTGTTCCTGCTGCTGCTGATATCGGTGGTTGGCATTCTGGCGATCGGTGTGTGGTGGGTGCTGCACAAGGGCGAGCGGCTGGCGCTGAGCGAACGGGAGGTGCTGCTGGAGCGGGGGCTGCTGGCGAAGCAGCGGACCGAGATCGCGCTGAGCAGCATTCGCAGCGTGCGCATCACCCAGACGCTGGGCCAGCGTCTGTTCGACGTCGGCAATGTCGAGCTGTTCAGCGCCGGTGACGTAGCGGAAATTGCAGTTCGCAACATGCCGCGACCGGGCCGTATCCGGGCGATCGCGGCGGCGCGCAACCTGGATCTTCTGCCCCAGCGCTGACCGGCCGATGTGAGGTCGTGCGCAAGGAAAAGGCGCACTTGTCCGCAGTTTCTTGTCGAACATAATGTCTAGGCCCTTGACTTGGACGCATTTATTTTAACCAATAGGAGCCCAGGAGCCGGCAGAGCTTTCCACCCGCACGAGGACGCCAGGAACAAGCAACGTCGATCCGCATCAGGCGGGCGGCGCGAGATAAGGGGCGCCTAGATGGTGGGTTTGCGCGTAATGCCGCTGTTGCCGGAACTGACGGCTGATCAGCGAGCCGAGATCCGGCAGGCCTGTGGCTTTGCCTGCGTCCGCTGCGGCGTGACCATCTATCGCTATCTGGGGCTGCCTGACGGGCCGGGGGCGACGCTGCTTTGCCCCACCTGCCATGGATTGGTGGAAGAGGGGCGGCTGACCGCGAATCAGGTCCACAGCTTCCATGCCAATCCGGTGGTGCGCCAGCGCCACTTTGCGCGCGATCGCCTGCCTTTCTCCAACGAATTGCCGCAACTCATCGTCGGTGGATCGCGGCTGCTGCGCGACACGCCGATTCCCATCACCCTGGACGGCGAACCGATCCTGATCTTCGCGCCACCGCGCCGGTCGATGGGGGCGACGCGGATCAGCGTGCGGCTGGGCGCGGCGGACGGCACGCCGATGCAGGTGATCGATGGCAATGAATGGAAGCCGCATGACGGAAGCTGGCATTTCCTGCTGCGTGGCGACCGCTATTCGATGATGGCCGCGCGCGGCGATGGCTTGTGCGTGCTGCGTATCGTGGCGCGCAACCGGATCGCGGTCGAGCATCTGCGCACCACGATCAACGGGCGCCGGCTGGAGGTGACGCCGGACTGGCTGGAGGTCGATGGCAAGCGCTATGTCGACCGGATCGGCAGCGGAACGCTGATCGGCCTGGAACTGTAGGCGGCGCCTTTCGGGGCGCTATCCGGGGTTCCGATTGCAGCGATGGCGGGTCGAGTCATGTCATGACTGGATTCCCTAACGGAAACAGGCGATGCCCGCTGGCGTCGCCTTTTTCGTCTCATCGATATGGATGAAGGGTATCTAATATAAATCAACGGCTTGGCCGGCATCATAAAAAATTGATCATAGAAGAAGTTTACATCCGTTCCGGGGCATGATTCCCTGTGGACGATCAGAGGGGTTGGAATGTCGAATGCGGTTGCCAGTCTGGACGATAATCAGCGGGCATGCCTGCGGCTGGTGGCACAGGGCTATACCTCCAAGCAGATCGCGCAGCGCACATCGCTGACTCCCGGTACGGTCGATCAATATGTCTACCGCGCGACCGTGGCGCTGGGCGCGAAGGATCGGCGCGAAGCGGCCCGGATATTGGTGGAGGCCGAGAAAAATACGCAATTCAAGCAATTTGAATTAAAGCCGGAGCCGCTTGTTGAACCGGCGATGGGGGGTGAGAAGGAGGCGTCGGCACCAAACAGGCCGACCCGGACCGGCGACATCCCGGCTGGTGCAGAGCGGCAGGAAAAGGGTCGTTTGCGCCAATTGGGTAACCGGATTCTGGCAACCATGGGAGGGGAACCGCATGGGCTGAATCGATGGCAGATCCTGACGACCATCTTCCGGGTCGCGCTATGGGCAGGGGGCTCCCTGGCCGCGCTGATCACGATGGGGTACTGGCTCAATCATCTGTTCGGCTGACGGTCTCCAACAATCCAACCATCTGATGGGCCAGCGAGCGCTGGCCTGAAAAGGGAGCCTTGCCATGTCCAATCCCCGCCGCGCCGAGCGCGCCGCCAAGAGCGAAATGCACATGTCGGACGACACCTTCTTCACCCTGAGCGGTCAGGTCCGCGATGCCTATGTGAAGCTGGACGATGTTCTGGCCCATACGCTGCGGATGAGCGCCGACATGATCGACACCGCCCGCACCATCGGCCTGGCCCCCGAACAGGGACAGAAGCTGTTCAAGCGCTTCCATGGCTGCATCGACACGATGATGCAGAGCCGCGAGCAACTGCTGGGCGCCCATCTGGAGGCGACCAAGATCCGCATGAAGACCAATCAGGCGGAACGCGCCGACGGCTGCTACAGCCCGTGGAGCGCGCTGGAAGAAAAGCAGGCCGACGCCCTGCGCCTGGTCGCCTGACGCGACCGGACCGGACGGCAGGATCGTGCAGATCTTCTTCGCCTATACCGTGGCGCTGATCGCGACCTCGATCTTCGTGGTGCGCTATGGCGGTGCAACCGGGCGCTGGAGCATCGCTGGCGTCTGGGTGGGGTTCATCCTGGCCCAGACGGCGGTCCTGACCATCCGGCCGGAGGCGGTGCTGATCCGCACGATCCTGGCGATCGAA
This window encodes:
- a CDS encoding PH domain-containing protein; its protein translation is MSEPWLYDEHPAMVRAHPFLFLLLLISVVGILAIGVWWVLHKGERLALSEREVLLERGLLAKQRTEIALSSIRSVRITQTLGQRLFDVGNVELFSAGDVAEIAVRNMPRPGRIRAIAAARNLDLLPQR
- a CDS encoding helix-turn-helix transcriptional regulator produces the protein MSNAVASLDDNQRACLRLVAQGYTSKQIAQRTSLTPGTVDQYVYRATVALGAKDRREAARILVEAEKNTQFKQFELKPEPLVEPAMGGEKEASAPNRPTRTGDIPAGAERQEKGRLRQLGNRILATMGGEPHGLNRWQILTTIFRVALWAGGSLAALITMGYWLNHLFG